The genomic region AGGAGGAGGCCCTCACCCGGCTCGGAGAGGGGGTGCAGGAAACACGTGTCCTGAGACGGGAGGCCATTGAGCGCACGGCGGAGGCAGTGGCGCAATTTGTTTCCCGGTGCCGGGAATATGGGGCGGAGCAGGTGGTAGTGGCGGCGACGAGCGCTGCTCGAGACGCGGGGAATTTCGAGTCGCTGAACGAGAGCATCCGCAGAAGAACCGGGCTTTCTGTCCGCTTGCTGAGCGGTGAAGAGGAAGCGCGCGCGGCCTTTCGGGGGGCCAGGGCGGGCCATCCGGAGATTGAAGGGAGCTGCCTGGTCATCGACGTGGGCGGGGGGAGCACGGAACTGGTCACGGGGAACCGCCAACCGCAACGCTGGCTGAGCCTGAACATAGGCTCGGTACGTCTTAAGGAACGCTTTCTCCGCGGCGATCCCTTCCGAGCCGATGAATGGAAGTGGCTCTGCCACTACGTCCGGGACAATCTGGAGCGTGCCCGCACACAACTGGAGGCAGCGGTCGACATTGCCATCGGCGTGGGGGGAACCATTACCACCCTCGCCATGCTGGAGGCGGGCCTTGACCAGTACGATGCGGCGCGCATCCACGGAATGGAACTGACCACGTCCGTCATCGAGACATGGGCAAGCCGCCTTGCCCGGATGACCTATGAGGAGAGAACTCAGCTGCCTGGAGTGCCCGCTCTGCGCGGTGATGTTCTCCCCGTGGGAGCCCAAATTTTTGCGGAGGCGTTGCGGGTCTTTGACCTGCGGAGTTTGGTGGTGAGCACATTTGGCATTAGGCACGGAATTTTGCTGGAGTGAGGCGGCCATGGTCTACCAATCACGATTTGCCACATACGAGCAGAAGCTGGCGCAAGCCAAGATGGTGATGCTCCAGCACAACTGGCGCCCCGAGCATCACATCCAAGTGCAGAAGCTCGCCGGCCAGTTGTTCGAAGGGCTGCGGCCCCTTCACAACATGGGCGACCAGGAGAAGCTCCTCTTGGAAGCCTCTGCCCTCCTCCACGACATTGG from candidate division KSB1 bacterium harbors:
- a CDS encoding Ppx/GppA family phosphatase, with product EEALTRLGEGVQETRVLRREAIERTAEAVAQFVSRCREYGAEQVVVAATSAARDAGNFESLNESIRRRTGLSVRLLSGEEEARAAFRGARAGHPEIEGSCLVIDVGGGSTELVTGNRQPQRWLSLNIGSVRLKERFLRGDPFRADEWKWLCHYVRDNLERARTQLEAAVDIAIGVGGTITTLAMLEAGLDQYDAARIHGMELTTSVIETWASRLARMTYEERTQLPGVPALRGDVLPVGAQIFAEALRVFDLRSLVVSTFGIRHGILLE